acactgatatatcccacacccctcactgtaacactgatatatcccacacccctcactgtaacactctgatatatcccacaccgctcactaacacactgatatatcccacacccctcactgtaacactgatatatcccacacccctcactgtaacacactgatatatcccacacccctcactgtaacactgatatatcccacacccctcactgtaacactctgatatatcccacaccgctcactgtaacacactgatttttcccacatccctcactgtaacacactgatatatcccacacacctcactgtaacacactgatatatcccacacccctcactgtaacacactgatatatcccacacccctcactgtaacactgatatatcccacacccctcactgtaacactgatatatcccacacccctcactgtaacactctgatatatcccacacccctcactgtaacactgatatatcccacacccctcactgtaacacactgatatatcccacacccctcactgtaacacaccgatatatcccacacccctcactgtaacactgatatatcccacacccctcactgtaacactctgatatatcccacacccctcactgtcacactctgatatatcccacacccctcactgtaacactctgatatatcccacacccctcactgtaacactaatatatcccacacccctcactgtaacactgatatatcccacacccctcactgcaacactctgatataccccgcacccctcactggaacactgatatatcccacacccctcactgtaacactgatatatcccacacccctcactgcaacactgatatatcccacacccctcactgtaacactctgatatatcccacacgcctcactgtaacactgatttatcccacacccctcactgtaacactctgatatatcccacacccatcactgtaacactgatatatcccacacccctcactggaacactgatatatcccacacccctcactgtaacactctgatatatcccacacccctcactgtaacactgatatatcccacacccctcactgtaacactgatatatcccacacccctcactgtaacactctgatatatcccacacccctcactgtaacactctgatataccccacacccctcactgtaacactctgatatatcccacacccctcactgtaacactctgatatatcctacacccctcactgtaacactctgatatatcccacacccctcactgtaacactctgatatatcccacacccctcactgtaacacaccgatatatctcacacccctcactgtaacactctgatatatcccacacccctcactgtaacactctgatatatcccacacccctcactgtaacactctgatatatcccacacccctcactgtaacactctgatatatcccacacccctcactgtaacactctgatataacccacacccctcactgtaacactgatatatcccacacccctcactgtaacactctgatatatcccacacccctcactgtaacactctgatatatcccacacccctcactgtaacactgtgatatctcCCACACTGCTCaccataacactgatatatcccacacccctcactgtaacactctgatatataccacacccctcactgtaacactgatatatcccacacccctcactgtaacactctgatatatcccacaccgctcactgtaacacactgatatatcccacacccctcactgtaacacactgatatatcccacacccctcactgtaacactgatatatcccacacccctcactgtaacactctgatatatcccacaccgctcactaacacactgatatatcccacacccctcactgtaacactgatatatcccacacccctcactgtaacacactgatatatcccacacccctcactgtaacactgatatatcccacacccctcactgtaacactctgatatatcccacaccgctcactgtaacacactgatttttcccacatccctcactgtaacacactgatatatcccacacacctcactgtaacacactgatatatcccacacccctcactgtaacacactgatatatcccacacccctcactgtaacactgatatatcccacacccctcactgtaacactgatatatcccacacccctcactgtaacactctgatatatcccacacccctcactgtaacactgatatatcccacacccctcactgtaacacactgatttttcccacatccctcactgtaacactaatatatcccacacccctcactgtaacactctgatatatcccacacccctcactgtaacactgatatatcccacactcctcactgtaacactctgatatatcccacacccctcacggtaacactctgatctactcagagatagggaggggagcgaGGGGCAATGGAGGGACTTGAAAGGGTGGATGAGTATTTTATAATCGAGGCGTTGGCGGACTGGGAGGTATTGTCTGTCAAcgagcacagggagtggttgagggatgAACTGGACTCGGTGTGCTAGGACACAGGAGTGGGTTCGGCTACGGTGGGCAGCAGGAGTTTCGGATAAGCTGAAGTTTTCGGAGGGCGGGAAATGGGAGAGCGGCAGAGGGAGAGGGTGGGAATAATCGGGTTTCTGGGGAAGGGGCTCGGAGTAGTGTGTAAAACGCCCTCGCTGTTTCACACTTGCCAGTCCCACGTTTGTCTTTCGATAATCCCTTGTTCTTCAGCGCTGTTGGGAGATGgatctccccatggggactgacaccTCCGCTGTTGGGAGacgggtctccccatggggactgacccctcactgttgGGAGACAgatctccccatggggactgacccctctctgttgggagacggatctccccatggggactgacccctcgctgttTGGAGacgggtctccccatggggactgacccctcgctgttTGGAGacgggtctccccatggggactgacccctcgctgttTGGAGACGgatctccccatggggactgacccctcactgtttGGAGacgggtctccccatggggactgacccctcgctgttTGGAGacgggtctccccatggggactgacccctcgctgttTGGAGacgggtctccccatggggactgacccctcgctgttTGGAGACGgatctccccatggggactgacccctcactgtttGGAGacgggtctccccatggggactgacccctcactgtttGGAGacgggtctccccatggggactgacccctcactgtttGGAGACGGATCTcctcatggggactgaccccttggCTGGGgtaactctctctcgctctctctctctctctctccgtctttccatctctctctttctcactcttcggCGGGTCGAACTAACgttctttttgtctctctctctctctctctctctctctctctctcttcagtagcACCCCTCCGCCAAAGCGACCAGGAGTTCCCAGCCATCCAAGCCCCCACCTCGGGAGACAACGCGAGAAGGAGGACAAAGCGGCCATGGTGAACGTGAACGCCCTGAAATCGCCGCTGGGCTACGTGCGCCTGGCGGCGGCCATCTTCTGCTGCGTCGCCTTCAGCCTGGTGGTCCACAGCGAGTGGTGGGCGGGCCACATGGGCGGCTGGTGCATCTTTGTCTGGTGCTTTTGCTTCATCGCCACCGGCCTGGTGCTGCTGGTGGAGTTTACGGGCTTGCAGAGCCGGGTGCCCGTGTCCTGGCGCAACGCGCCCATCACCCTGGCCATGCTGGCCGCCCTCATGTGCCTCTCGGCCTCTGTCATCTACCCGCTCTACTTTGTGACCAGCGGGCGCCAAGGTTACGGTGTGGCGGCCACCATCTTCTCCTGCCTGGCCACCCTGGCCTACGGGGCGGAGGTGTCCATCAGCCGGGCCCGGCCGGGCGAGGTGACGGGCTACATGGCCACGGTGCCCGGCCTGCTGAAGGTGCTGGAGACCTTCACCGCCTGCGTCATCTTCGTCTTCGTGGCGGACGCCGGCTACGCCCGCTACGGGGGCCTGCAGTGGTGCTTGGCCGTCTACTGCATCTGCTTCATCCTCTCGGTGGCCGTGATCATCCTGTGCGTGGGCGAGTGCACCTCCTGGCTGCCGGTGACCTTCGACCGCTTCCTGGGCATCTACGCCCTGCTGGCCGTCCTTCTCTACGGCACGGCCGTCGTGGTCTGGCCCATCTTCTGCTTTGACCGGCGCTACGGGAGCCCGAGCCGGCCCTCCTACTGCTCCGGTGTCAGGAGCTGCGTCTGGGACATCCAGGTGGCCGTGGCAGCGCTCACTGTCCTCAACTTCCTCGCCTACCTGGCGGACTTGGTCTACACCAGCCGGCTGATCTTCGTCAGGACCTCGTAACCGCGCTCCAAGGCCGgacgtgggggggcggggggggggggggtgtgcggtagttgggggtggggctggggctgggggagggaagtgagggagctttattctgtatctaaccccctccctttttttttttctttttttttcccaatcagagaacagctaaccccgtactgtacctgtcctgggagtgtttgatgggggacagtgtagagggagctttactctgtatctaaccccccgtgctgtacctgtcctggggagtgtttgatggggacagtgtagaggcagctttactctgtatctaaccccccgtactgtacctgtcctggggagtgtttgatgggggacagtgtagaggcagctttactctgtatctaaccccccgtactgtacctgtcctggggagtgtttgatgggggacagtgtagaggcagctttactctgtatctaacccccgtgctgtacctgtcctggggagtgtttgatggggacagtgtagaggcagctttactctgtatctaaccccccgtactgtacctgtcctggggagtgtttgatggggacagtgtagaggcagctttactctgtatctaaccccccgtactgtacctgtcctggggagtgtttgatgggggacagtgtagagggagctttactctgtatctaacccccgtactgtacctgtcctgggagtgtttgatgggggacagtgtagagggagctttactctgtatctaaccccccgtactgtacctgtcctgggagtgtttgatgggggacagtgtagaggcagctttactctgtatctaaccccccgtactgtacctgtcctgggagtgtttgatgggggacagtgtagagggagctttactctgtatctaaccccccgtactgttcctgtcctggggagtgtttgatgggggacagtgtagagggagctttactctgtatctaaccccccgtgctgtacctgtcctggggagtgtttgatagggacagtgtagagggagctttactctgtatctaaccccccgtgctgtacctgtcctggggtgtgtttgatgatggacagtgcagagggagctttactctgtatctaacccccgtgctgtccctgtcctgggagtgtttgatgggggacagtgtagaggcagctttactctgtatctaacccccgtgctgtacctgtcctggggagtgtttgatggggacagtgtagagggagctttactctgtatctaacccccgttttttttttttcttttttaccccgtactgtacctgtcctgggagtgtttgatgggggacagtgtagagggagctttactctgtatctaacccccgtgttgtacctgtcctggggagtgtttgatggggacagtgtagagggagctttactctgtatctaacccccgtgttgtacctgtcctggggagtgtttgatggggacagtgtagagggagctttactctgtatctaacccccccgtgctgtacctgtcctggggagtgtttgatgggggacagtgcagagggagctttactctgtatctaaccccccgtactgtacctgtcctgggagtgtttgatggggacagtgtagagggagctttactctgtatctaacaccctgtactgtacctgtcctgggagtgtttgatgggggacagtgtagagggagctttactctgtatctaaccccccgtactgtacctgtcctgggagtgtttgatggggacagtgtagagggagctttactctgtatctaacccccgtgctgtagctgtcctgagagtctttgatggggacagtgtagagggagctttactctgtatctaaccccccgtactgtacctgtcctgggagtgtttgatgggggacagtgtagagggagctttactctgtatctaaccccccgtactgtacctgtcctgggagtgtttgatggggacagtgtagagggagctttactctgtatctaacccccgtactgtacctgtcctgggagtgtttgatggggacagtgtagagggagctttactctgtatctaaccccccgtactgtacctgtcctgggagtgtttgatggggacagtgtagagggagctttactctgtatctaacccccgtactgtacctgtcctgggagtgtttgatgggggacagtgtagagggagctttactctgtatctaacccccctgtactgtacctgtcctgggagtgtttgatggggacagtgtagagggagctttactctgtatctaacacccccgtactgtacctgtcctgggagtgtttgatgggggacagtgtagagggagctttactctgtatctaacacccccgtactgtacctgtcctgggagtgtttgatgggggacagtgtagagggagctttactctgtatctaaccccccgtactgtacctgtcctgggagtgtttgatgggggacagtgtagagggagctttactctgtatctaacccccgtactgtacctgtcctggggagtgtttgatagaggacagtgtagagggagctttactctgtatctaaccccccgtactgtacctgtcctgggagtgtttgatgggggacagtgtagagggagctttactctgtatcgaattcCGTGCTGTGCAGTCACCTCATTCCGGCACATTCTTGCCCGCACAGTTGTTCCTCTGAAACCTAGTTTAAAACGTGACACGTGCTCAGATTTGCGAAATTGTTCAATTGAATGACTCTCTCTGCATTTCTAATGTTTGCCAATAAAATATTTCTCATGTACGATCTCTTGTCTCTTTGTTGTCAGGTTTTTCACTGCAGCATCTGTTACACAGACCACCGACCTACCGAGCAAAACACACACCACAATTGTCGACAGAGAGatagaactctctctctgtctctctctctgtctctctctctgtctctctctctgtctctctctctgtctctctctctgtctctctctctgtctctctctctctgtctctctctctctgtctctctctctctgtctctctctctccctctctctctctgtcagtctctctctccctctccctctctgtctcacctctgataGCCCTGCCTCGGTGCCTGACTCATGAGGGAAGTGACCTGTTGCCCCTCAGGCAGCCCTTACTTCctcaggagtgggggggggggggaagggagagcagaGTCAACATGCGGAGTCACTTCCACTCTGTGATGAAGCACTTCTCTCTCTCAGCAGCAGACTGGGCCTCGTGAGGCGAGAAACAGGTCAAGGGAAGTATATTcatcaggtagagagagagacagagagagagagagagagagacgtagagagatgattgcagagagagagagacagagacacagagagagaggtagagatgattgcagagacagaggcagagagagagaggggtagagatgattgcagagagagagagggagagatgattgcagagagagagagagagagggagagatgattgcagagagagagagagagaggtagagatgattgcagagagagagagaggtagagatgattgcagagagagacagagagagagaggtagagatgattgcagagagagagagagggagaggtagagatgattgcagagagagagagaggtagagatgattgcagagagagagagagggagaggtagagatgattgcagagagagagagaggtagagatgattgcagagagagagaggtagtgatgattgcagagagagagagagggagaggtagagatgattgcagagagagagagaggtagagatgattgcagagagagagagaggtagagatgattgcagagagagagagagagaggtagagatgattgcagagagagagagaggtagagatgattgcagagagagagagagagagagatagagatgattgcagagagagagagaggtagagatgattgcagagagagagagagagagatagagatgattgcagagagagagagaggtagagatgattgcagagagagagagagaggtggagatgattgcagagagagagagctggagatgattgcagagagagagagaggtagagatgattgcagagagagacagagagagagagaggtagagatgattgcagagagagagagagagagagaggtagagatgattgcagagagagagaggtggaagtaACTACAACCTCAGAAGCACAACAGGACATGGTTAGACCACAAGGCGTCACCTCAGGCCTCATCAGGGGTCACAGCCGCCACCTCCACGAAACTGCTGCGGATCTTACTGTGACAGAGTGTGCAGGACTTGTGCAAGAATTTTCCAAGTACTTTTGGAGGCCGAAAAATAGAACAGGGTTTGTGGGCTGTACCGGACAGAATTCCAGGCTTCATTTCGGGCCTACGAGCTGTCGGCGATCGTCTCCGACACTGAAGGGGAGCTACAGGATAAACGAACGGCAAGAAAATGTGGAAATTGTAGGTTTTTTATAAACCAAGGAtctgggacagtgatcaggagcaggaaccctggctgatttcccctctctaacccaggggtcactggacagtgatcaggagcaggaaccctgactgatttcccctctctaacccaggggtcactggacagtgatcaggagcaggaaccctggctgatttccctctctctctctctctctctaacccagggttcactggacagtgatcaggagcaggaaccctggctgatttccctctctctctctctctaacccaggggtcactggacagtgatcaggagcaggaaccctggctgatttccccctctctctctctaacccaggggttactggacagtgatcaggagcaggaaccctgactgatttccccctctctctctctaacccaggggtcactggacagtgatcaggagcaggaaccctggctgatttccccctctctctctctctaacccaggggttactggacagtgatcaggagcaggaaccctggctgatttccctctctctctctctctaacccaggggtcactggacagtgatcaggagcaggaaccctggctgattttcccctctctctctctctaacccaggggttactggacagtgatcaggagcaggaaccctggctgatgtcaccctctctctctctataacccaggggtcactggacagtgatcaggaacaggaaccctggctgatttccccctctctctctctctctaacccaggggtcactggacagtgatcaggagcaggaaccctggctgatgtcaccctctctctctctataacccaggggtcactgtacagtgatcaggagcaggaaccctggctgatttccccccctctctctctctctctctctctaacccaggggtcactggacagttatcaggagcaggaaccctgactgatttccccctctctctctctaacccaggggtcactggacagtgatcaggagcaggaaccctggctgatttcccccctctctctctctctctaacccaggggtcactggacagtgatcaggagcaggaaccctggctgatttccccctctctctctctaacccaggggtcactggacagtgatcaggagcaggtaccctggctgatttccccctctctctctctctctctctcacccaggggtcactggacagtgatcaggagcagaaacccgggctgatttccccctctctcactctctctaacccaggggtcactggacagtgatcaggagcagaaaccctggctgatttccccctctctctctctctctaacccaggggacactggacagtgatcaggagcaggaaccctggctgatttccctctctctctctgtctctaacccgggggtcactggacagtgatcaggagcaggaaccctggctgatttccctctctctctctctctctaacccaggggtcactggacagtgatcaggagcaggaaccctggctgatttctccctctctctctctaacccaggggtcactggacagtgatcaggagcaggaaccctggctgatttcccccctctctctctaacccaggggtcactggacagtgatcaggagcaggaaccctggctgatttcccctctctctctctctaacccaggggtcactggacagtgatcaggagcaggaaccctggctgatttcccctctctctctctctaacccaggggtcactggacagtgatcaggagcaggaaccctggctgatttcccctctctctctctctaacccaggggtcactggacagtgatcaggagcaggaaccctgactgatttccctctctctctgtctctctaacccaggggtcactggacagtgatcaggagcaggtaccctggctgatttccccctctctctctctctctaacccaggggtcactggacagtgatcaggagcaggaaccctgactgatttccctctctctcactctctctaacctaggggtcactggacagtgatcaggagcaggaaccctggctgatttccccctctctctctctaacccaggggtcactggacagtgatcaggagcaggaaccctggctgatttccctctctctctctctctctctaacccaggggtcactggacagtgatcaggagcaggaaccctggctgatttccctctctctctctctctctaacccaggggtcactggacagtgatcaggagcaggaaccctgactgatttccctctctctctctctctctctctatcccaggggtcactggacagtgatcaggagcaggaaccctggctgatttccctctctctctctctctctaacccaggggtcactggacagtgatcaggagcaggaaccctggctgatttccccctctctctctctctctaacccaggggtcactggacagtgatcaggagcaggaaccctggctgatttccctctctctctctccttcctgctgAATGCATGAGTCTTGGTTGAATCAATACTGCCCTCTGTTGCATATTCATCGTATCATTAAGTGgagacatcgctctctctctctctctctctgtctctctctctctctctatctctatctcgctctctctctgtctctgtctctctccctctctgtccctctctctttctctgtttctctggagctctcttcctcactctgtctctctcactgtccctctctctctctctctctccctgtccccctctctctctctctgtctctctctctgccgctctgtctttctgtgtgtctctctctctctgtctttctctgtctccctctggctctctgtctctctctctctcgctctctctctctctctctgtctctctccctctctgtccctctctctttctctgtttctctggagctctcttcctcactctgtctctctccctgtccccctctctctctctctgtctctctctctgccgctctgtctttctgtgtctctctctctctctctctctctcttttttttttagagatacagcactgaaacaggcccttcggcccaccgagtctgtgccgaccatcaaccacccatttatactaatcccatattcctatcacatcccacctgtccctatatatttccctaccatctacccatactaggggcaatttataatggccaattaacctatcaacctgcaagtctttggcatgtgggaggaaaccggagcacccggaggaaacccacgcagacacagggagaacttgcaaactccgcacaggcagtacccagaatcgaacccgggtccctggagctgtgaggctgcggtgctaaccactgcgccactgtgccgccctctctgtactgtctctctctctttctgtctgtctctctctctctatctctctctctctgtctgtctgttctctctgtctctctctgtctctctctctctctctctcagtctctctctctctctctgtctctctctcactctctgtctctctctctcgctctctctgtctcctttacCAGGAATGACTTCATGTTTGGATCAAAGCTTTTATTCATGAACTCTGGTGACATCATTGTATCTGAGGAGTGAGGGaccgggagaaggtggggagtgagggatacggggagaaggtggggagtgagggatatggggagaaggtggggagtgagggagtcggggagaaggtggggagtgagggagtcggggagaaggtggggagtgagggatacggggagaaggtggggagtgagggatacggggagaagtggggagtgagggatacgggagaaggtggggagtgagggatatggggagaaggtggggagtgagggatccggggagaaggtggggagtgagggatacggggagaaggtggggagtgagggatacggggagaaggtggggagtgagggatacggggagaaggtggggagtgagggatacggggagaaggtggggagtgagggagtcggggagaaggtggggagtgagggagtcggggagaaggtggggagtgagggagtcggggagaaggtggagagtgagggatccGGGGagacggtggggagtgagggagtcggggagaaggtggggagtgagggatatggggagaaggtggaaagGTGAGGGAtccggggagaaggtgggagtgagggatacggggagaaggtgggggagtgagggatccGGGGAgaagtgtggggagtgagggatatggggagaaggtggggaagtgagggatacggggagaaggtggggagggagggatatggggagaaggtggggagtgagggatccggggagaaggtgggagtgagggatatggggagaaggtggggagtgagggatcggggagaaggtggggagtgagggatatggggagaaggtggggagtgagggatatggggagaaggtgtgggagggagggatatggggagaaggtggg
The Heterodontus francisci isolate sHetFra1 unplaced genomic scaffold, sHetFra1.hap1 HAP1_SCAFFOLD_544, whole genome shotgun sequence genome window above contains:
- the LOC137362209 gene encoding myeloid-associated differentiation marker homolog, which produces MVNVNALKSPLGYVRLAAAIFCCVAFSLVVHSEWWAGHMGGWCIFVWCFCFIATGLVLLVEFTGLQSRVPVSWRNAPITLAMLAALMCLSASVIYPLYFVTSGRQGYGVAATIFSCLATLAYGAEVSISRARPGEVTGYMATVPGLLKVLETFTACVIFVFVADAGYARYGGLQWCLAVYCICFILSVAVIILCVGECTSWLPVTFDRFLGIYALLAVLLYGTAVVVWPIFCFDRRYGSPSRPSYCSGVRSCVWDIQVAVAALTVLNFLAYLADLVYTSRLIFVRTS